AAGCTGGAAGGCCAGGTCCGTCTCGGCCTGTGCATTGCCCAGGCAGCCCTGCAGCGCACCGAATCCCGCGGCTCCCACAACCGCGAAGACTACCCCGAGCGCAATGACAAGGATTGGCTCAACCGCACTCTGGCCTACTGGCCTGAAGGCGCTGACATGCCCGAGCTCTCCTACGAAGACACCACTTCCGTCTTCGAGCTGCCTCCGGGCGACCGCGGCTACGGCGGCGGCACGATCATTCCCGCCGATGAAAAGTATGTGAAGGAGCGCACCGTCAAGAGCCCCGTCACCGAAATCGGCAAGAAGAAGTAACCCGGATCAAAAAGAGGAATGCATCATGGGCAGACAATTACAGTTCGAAATATTCCGGTACAATCCCCAGAAAAAGGGAGACGTGCCGCACATGCAGACGTTCACCCTTGACGAAACCCCGAACATGACCCTGTTCATCGCCCTGAACAGGCTGCGCGAGGAGCAGGACTCCAGCCTGATGTTCGACTTCTGCTGCCGCGCCGGCATCTGCGGCGCGTGTGCCATGGTCATCAACGGGCGCCCCGGTCTGGCCTGCCAGACCAAGACCAAGGACCAGCCGTCCAGGATCACCCTGCATCCCCTGCCGATCTTCAAGCTGGTCGGCGACCTGGCCGTGGATACCGGTGTCTGGTTCCGCGAAATGTACGCCAAGACCGAATCCTGGGTGCACACGACCAAGCAGTTCGACCCCAAGAGGCAGGAAGAACGCATGGACAACGAGGTCGCCGAGCAGATTTACGAGCTCGAACGCTGCATCGAATGCGGATGTTGCGTGGCGGCCTGCGGAACCGCCCGGCTGCGTGACGACTTCATGGGCGCGGCGGGCCTGAACCGCATTGCCCGCTTCGTGGTCGACCCGCGCGACGAGCGCACCGACAAGCAGTACTTCGAAATCATCGGCAACGATCACGGCATATTCGGCTGCATGGGCCTGCTGGCGTGCGAGGACGTGTGTCCCAAGAAGCTGCCTTTGCAGAACCAGCTCGGATTCCTGCGTCGCAAGATGGGCATCACCGCAATCAAGGAAATATTCAGGAAGAAGTAACATGCGCACTATTCACACCAGCGAAATCATTGATGCCGTGGCCAACATGTGCATCAAGGCCAACACCGAGCTGCCGGACGACGTCCGCGCCAAGCTGGAACAGGCCCTGGCAGAGGAAACCTCCCCGTCCGCCAAGGAAGTGCTTCGTCAGCTTCTGGAAAACGCGGATCTGGCCCGCGACACCAAACTGCCCCTGTGTCAGGACACCGGCCTTGCCGTGCTGTTCGTGGAATTGGGCGACGAAGTGAAGATCGAGGGCGGCAACCTGCGCGAAGCCATCAACGAAGGCGTACGCAAGGGCTACAAGGACGGCTTCCTCCGCAAGTCCTCCTGCCATCCCCTGACCCGCGCCAACATGGGCGACAACACCCCGGCCATCATCCACTTCGACATGGTGCCCGGCGACAAGCTGAAGATGGTCTTCATGGCCAAGGGCGGCGGCAGCGAAAACATGAGCCGCGTCACCATGCTGGCTCCGGCGCAGGGCTGGGAAGGCATCAAGAAATTCGTCATCAACCGCATTGCCGAAGCCGGCCCCAACCCCTGCCCGCCCACCATCGTGGGCATCGGCATCGGCGGCACCTTCGACCATGCTGCCAAGATCGCCAAGAAATCCCTGATGCGCCGCCTGGACGACACGCATCCGGATCCGCAAATCGCGGCCATGGAAAAGGAACTGGAAGAAGACCTGAACAAGCTCGGCGTCGGCCCCATGGGCCTCGGCGGCAAGACCACGGTCCTGAGCGTCAAGATCACCGTCGAACCCTGCCATCTGGCAAGCCTTCCCCTGGCCGTCAATGTCCAGTGCCACTCCCAGAGGCACGAGGAGGTTGTACTCTAATGGCTGAATACAAGCTGAACACCCCGTTGACCGATGAAGACATCGTGCAGCTCAAGGCCGGAGACGTGGTCTTCCTGACCGGAACCATCTACTCGGCCCGCGACGCGGCGCACAAGAAACTCGTGGAGCTTCTGGATCAGGGCAAGGAACTGCCCTTCGACCTCGAAGGCGCGGCCATCTACTACGTCGGCCCCAGCCCGGCGCCTCCGGGCCGCCCCATCGGCGCTGCCGGTCCCACCACCAGCTACCGCATGGATTCCTTTGCCCCGCGCCTGTACAGCCTCGGCCTCAAGGCCACCATCGGCAAGGGAAAGCGCGACGAGCCCACCCGTCAGGCCATGCAGGACTACAAGGCCGTGTACTTCGGCGCCACCGGCGGAGCCGGTGCCCTGCTGTCCAACTCCATCGTGGAGTCCACGGTCATCGCCTTTGACGAACTCGGCCCCGAAGCCATCCGCGAAATGAAGGTGCAGGACTTCCCGCTTCTCGTCATCAACGACGCACACGGCAACGAACTGTATGCAGTGCCGGACCGCAAGGCGGCCGGGATCGAATAACGGTTATCAACCACAAGGAGATTGAAATGGCATTGTTCACCAAGCAAGAAGCTCTTGATTACCATTCCCAGGGACGGAAAGGCAAAATCGAAGTGGTTCCGGTCAAGCCCTGCGTGACCCAGAAGCATCTGTCCATGGCCTACAGCCCGGGCGTTGCCGAAGCGTGCATGGAAATCGCCGCAGACGAAGCGAAATCCTTTGAATACACCGGTCGCGGCAATCTGGTCGGCGTGGTTTCCAACGGCACCGCCGTGCTGGGCCTCGGCAACATCGGCGCTCCCGCAGGCAAGCCGGTCATGGAAGGCAAGGGCGTTCTGTTCAAGGTATTCGGCGATGTGGACGTCTTCGACATCAACCTGAACGAATCCGATCCCGACAAGATCATCGAAATCGTCAAGGCGCTGGAGCCCACCTTCGGTGGCATCAATCTGGAAGACATCAAGGCCCCCGAGTGCTTCTACATCGAGGAGACCCTGAAAAAGGAAATGAACATTCCGGTCTTCCATGACGATCAGCACGGCACTGCCATCGTCACGGCCGCCGGCATGATGAATGCTCTGGAAATCTCCGGCAAGAAGGCCGAAAACCTGCGCGTGGTGGTTTCCGGTGCTGGCGCGGCCGCCATCGCCTGCACCAACCTGTACAAGAACATGGGCGTTGATCCCGAGAACATCGCCATGTTCGACTCCCGCGGCCACATCAACAAGAGCCGCACCGACCTGAACCCGACCAAGCAGGCCTACGCCACCAACAAGGAATACGCCTCTCTGGCCGAAGCCATGGTCGGCGCCGACTGCTTCCTGGGCCTGTCCGCCAAGGACGTGGTGTCCAAGGACATGGTCAAGACCATGGCCGCCAATCCCATCATCTTCGCCTGCGCGAACCCGGATCCCGAGATTTCCTACACCGACGCCAAGGAAGCCCGCCCCGACGCCATCATGGGCACCGGTCGCTCCGACTTCCCCAATCAGGTGAACAACGTGCTCGGCTTCCCCTTCATCTTCCGCGGCGCTCTGGATGTCGGGGCCACGGCCATCAATGAAGAAATGAAGCTCGCTGCCGCCCAGGCCCTGGCCGACCTCGCCAAGCAGCCCGCACCGGAATACGTGTGCAAGGCGTTCGGCGTGGACAAGCTGGAATTCGGCATCGACTACATCATCCCCAAGGCTCTTGACCTTCGCCTGATCGAATACGTGTCCGTGGCCGTTGCCAAGGCCGCCATGGAAACCGGGGTGGCCCGGAAGACCATCGATCTGGCCGAATATGCCAAGGGACTGCGCAAGCGCATCGCCGATTCCTCGGCCCGCGTGGGCGCGTTCGTGGAATCCTATCACCTGGGATTCTAGATTCGGAAAATCCTCTGTCGGGCGGGGATTGCGGCCCCGCCCGGCAATGCGAGGAGCGTGTCGGTTGAGGTGAACGACAGCGGCAGCGGTGCCGCCAACACAAGAGAGAGGAAAACCAATGAGCGCACAACAAGACAGTGGAAAAGGAAAGATAGTCGGCTTTTTTCTCGGGCCGATCGTCTTCATAGCGATGCTCCTGCTCCCGGCTCCCGAAGGAATGAATCCCGAGGCGTGGCGCGTTGCCGCGGTGACGGCATTCATGGCTATCTGGTGGATCACCGAAGCCATTCCCATTCCCGCCACGTCCCTGATGCCCATCGCCCTTTTCCCGCTCCTCGGCGTCATGAAGTCGAATGCGGCCACTGCACCCTATGCGAACCATCTGATCTACCTGTTCATGGGCGGCTTTTTCCTCGCCGTGACCATGGAACGGTGGAACCTGCACCGCCGCGTGGCTCTGCACACGATCCGTCTGGTGGGCACCAGCCCGGCCAGAATGACGCTCGGGTTCATGGTCGCCACGGCCCTGCTGTCCATGTGGGTGTCCAACACGGCAACGGCCATGATGATGGTTCCCATCGGACTGGCAGTCATCCAGCAGGCCACGGGATTCAATTCCGACCAGCTGCGCATGACCGGCACGAACGACCCCGAACACAACTTCGGCAAGGGCCTGATGCTCGGCGTTGCCTACGCAGCCTCCATCGGCGGCGTGGCCACCATCATCGGCACGCCCCCGAACACCGTCATGGTGGGCATGGTCGAAAAGATGTTCGGCGTGGAAATCGGCTTCGGCCAGTGGATGCTCTTCGGCGTGCCCCTGTCCGTGGTCATGCTGGCCATCGCGTGGGTGCTGCTGACCAGGATGCTCTTCCCGACCGGTGACATGGAACTGGCTGGCGGCAAGGCCATCATCGAAGAGGAAATCAGAAAACTCGGCCCCATGCTTCCCGAAGAAAAGAAAATCGTGATCGTGGGCTGTTTCATCGCCTCCTTCTGGCTGGCGCGCGGCTTCCTCAAGAAGATGCCCTTCGTGCTGGATATCATGCCGAAGTTCGGCTTCATTCACGACGCAACCATCGGTATTCTCGGTTCCCTGATCCTGTTCGCCATTCCGACCAACTTCAAGAAGGGCGAATTTCTGCTGGACTGGAAGACCGCGGTCAAGATTCCCTGGGACGTGATCCTGCTCTTCGGCGGCGGTCTGGCCATTGCCAACGGCTTTGCCAAGACCGGACTCGCCACCTACATCGCGGGACAGCTCGGCGGACTGGAAGGCGCGAGCATGCTCATCTTCGTGTCCACCGTGGTCCTGATGACCATCTTCCTGACCGAGATCACCTCCAACACGGCCACCGCGACCCTGCTGGTGCCGATCATGGGCAGCGCGGCCATCGCCATGGGCGTGCATCCCTACGCCACCATCATCAGCGCCTGTGTGGCCGCCTCCTTTGCCTTCATGCTTCCCGTGGCGACTCCGCCCAACGCCGTCATCTTCGGCAGCGGGTGCGTCTCCATCAAGCAGATGGCCAAGGCAGGCATATGGCTGAACATCATCGGCACAATCCTGATCACCGCCTTCGTGGTCTACGTCCTGCCCATCGTCTGGGGCATCGACCTGGGCGTGGTTCCGGATTGGGGCGTGATTCCCAAGTAACCTTGCAAACACTTCCCGAGGGCGGTCGTACGGCCGCCCCGGGATGATACCGTCAATCCAATAACCGTTGAGCTGCCCCCGACGTGCGGCGGAGAGAAAAATGCGTGCAAACTCGAAGACTCTTCCGGTGATAGTGATAGCGGTCGTGCTCCTTGGGGCAGCCGTCCTGGGATACGTCAAATCCGACGACACCCCGAAAATGCCGGTGCGAATCCTGTTCAAGAACAACGGAGGCAAGGTCATCTTCTCCCATCTCGTGCACCATCGGGACTATCAGATCGACTGTGCCCAATGTCATCACGACAGAAAGCCCATGCCGCACGGCAAGGACGACGAAACCATGGCTTGCGGATCGTGCCATCCCACGGAATTCGACGACGACTACATGGCCGCACACATGGATTCCTTCCCGGACGAAACCTATTGCGTGCGCTGCCACCACACGGAATACGGCGAAGTAATTTTCGACCACGAGGCGCACAAGGACTACGCAAGCGACTGTTACGACTGCCACCACGGCAAGGAGATCGAGCCGGAACCCCAGAAGTGCGCGAACTGCCACAAGGATGACGATTCGGGCGAACTTCTCAGCATGCGGCTGGCCGGTCATCAGAGCTGCGCCAACTGTCACGACGACATGTTCGAGAAGGGACTCTCCAGTTGCAAGTCCTGCCATGTGCCCGTGGACATGACCCAGTACGAGGGCGACTACACTTCCTGCGACAAGTGCCACGACTCCGAGGTCAGGGAGCTGGTGCTGCCGCGCATGAACGCCTTCCACGATCAGTGCATGTCCTGCCACGAGGGAATGGATGCAGGCCCCTACGGCCCGGACAACTGCAAAAAGTGCCACATCAGCAGGTAGGTCACGATGAATACGCATGAAACACATCCTTTGCCGCCGCATGTCGAACTGACCCTGATGCGTCACTGTCCGCTCGTCACGTGCGGACAGGAAGTCAGGCGCGGAGAACGGGTCGCCACTTCGTCCGTGCCGGACATGGGCGACATCCATACTCCCATTGCCGGAAAAGTGAGTCAGGTTGACGCGTTCCGGGTCAGGATCACCGCCGAAGGCAACGCCGAAGTCGAGCCCGAAGACCTCCGGGACATCTCCGGAGCCGAGCTGCGGACGAGACTGGCCGGACTGGGCGCGGATCTGGCTCCCATCCCGGAAGCGGGAACGGATTTTCTCATCATCAACGCAGTGGATGCCGAACCCGGCGTTCTTGCCAGACAGGAACTGCTTTCTTCCTCCCGAGCAACCCTTGAGCGCGGCCTTGAGGCCGTCATCGCCCTATACGCCCCTAGCAGGACGGTTCTGGCCACGCTCAAGGGGTCTGGC
Above is a window of Pseudodesulfovibrio tunisiensis DNA encoding:
- a CDS encoding fumarate hydratase, whose amino-acid sequence is MRTIHTSEIIDAVANMCIKANTELPDDVRAKLEQALAEETSPSAKEVLRQLLENADLARDTKLPLCQDTGLAVLFVELGDEVKIEGGNLREAINEGVRKGYKDGFLRKSSCHPLTRANMGDNTPAIIHFDMVPGDKLKMVFMAKGGGSENMSRVTMLAPAQGWEGIKKFVINRIAEAGPNPCPPTIVGIGIGGTFDHAAKIAKKSLMRRLDDTHPDPQIAAMEKELEEDLNKLGVGPMGLGGKTTVLSVKITVEPCHLASLPLAVNVQCHSQRHEEVVL
- a CDS encoding malic enzyme-like NAD(P)-binding protein — protein: MALFTKQEALDYHSQGRKGKIEVVPVKPCVTQKHLSMAYSPGVAEACMEIAADEAKSFEYTGRGNLVGVVSNGTAVLGLGNIGAPAGKPVMEGKGVLFKVFGDVDVFDINLNESDPDKIIEIVKALEPTFGGINLEDIKAPECFYIEETLKKEMNIPVFHDDQHGTAIVTAAGMMNALEISGKKAENLRVVVSGAGAAAIACTNLYKNMGVDPENIAMFDSRGHINKSRTDLNPTKQAYATNKEYASLAEAMVGADCFLGLSAKDVVSKDMVKTMAANPIIFACANPDPEISYTDAKEARPDAIMGTGRSDFPNQVNNVLGFPFIFRGALDVGATAINEEMKLAAAQALADLAKQPAPEYVCKAFGVDKLEFGIDYIIPKALDLRLIEYVSVAVAKAAMETGVARKTIDLAEYAKGLRKRIADSSARVGAFVESYHLGF
- a CDS encoding cytochrome c3 family protein is translated as MRANSKTLPVIVIAVVLLGAAVLGYVKSDDTPKMPVRILFKNNGGKVIFSHLVHHRDYQIDCAQCHHDRKPMPHGKDDETMACGSCHPTEFDDDYMAAHMDSFPDETYCVRCHHTEYGEVIFDHEAHKDYASDCYDCHHGKEIEPEPQKCANCHKDDDSGELLSMRLAGHQSCANCHDDMFEKGLSSCKSCHVPVDMTQYEGDYTSCDKCHDSEVRELVLPRMNAFHDQCMSCHEGMDAGPYGPDNCKKCHISR
- a CDS encoding Fe-S-containing hydro-lyase — protein: MAEYKLNTPLTDEDIVQLKAGDVVFLTGTIYSARDAAHKKLVELLDQGKELPFDLEGAAIYYVGPSPAPPGRPIGAAGPTTSYRMDSFAPRLYSLGLKATIGKGKRDEPTRQAMQDYKAVYFGATGGAGALLSNSIVESTVIAFDELGPEAIREMKVQDFPLLVINDAHGNELYAVPDRKAAGIE
- a CDS encoding fumarate reductase iron-sulfur subunit, with protein sequence MGRQLQFEIFRYNPQKKGDVPHMQTFTLDETPNMTLFIALNRLREEQDSSLMFDFCCRAGICGACAMVINGRPGLACQTKTKDQPSRITLHPLPIFKLVGDLAVDTGVWFREMYAKTESWVHTTKQFDPKRQEERMDNEVAEQIYELERCIECGCCVAACGTARLRDDFMGAAGLNRIARFVVDPRDERTDKQYFEIIGNDHGIFGCMGLLACEDVCPKKLPLQNQLGFLRRKMGITAIKEIFRKK
- a CDS encoding SLC13 family permease; the encoded protein is MSAQQDSGKGKIVGFFLGPIVFIAMLLLPAPEGMNPEAWRVAAVTAFMAIWWITEAIPIPATSLMPIALFPLLGVMKSNAATAPYANHLIYLFMGGFFLAVTMERWNLHRRVALHTIRLVGTSPARMTLGFMVATALLSMWVSNTATAMMMVPIGLAVIQQATGFNSDQLRMTGTNDPEHNFGKGLMLGVAYAASIGGVATIIGTPPNTVMVGMVEKMFGVEIGFGQWMLFGVPLSVVMLAIAWVLLTRMLFPTGDMELAGGKAIIEEEIRKLGPMLPEEKKIVIVGCFIASFWLARGFLKKMPFVLDIMPKFGFIHDATIGILGSLILFAIPTNFKKGEFLLDWKTAVKIPWDVILLFGGGLAIANGFAKTGLATYIAGQLGGLEGASMLIFVSTVVLMTIFLTEITSNTATATLLVPIMGSAAIAMGVHPYATIISACVAASFAFMLPVATPPNAVIFGSGCVSIKQMAKAGIWLNIIGTILITAFVVYVLPIVWGIDLGVVPDWGVIPK